Proteins encoded in a region of the Cystobacter fuscus DSM 2262 genome:
- a CDS encoding FG-GAP repeat domain-containing protein, whose amino-acid sequence MALADLNGDGRLDILAATRTSDFVSILAGRGDGTFERPTNHGVLDSPGSLTVADVDGDGALNLFTASFHGDVLQVFRNQGCR is encoded by the coding sequence TTGGCGCTGGCGGACCTGAACGGGGATGGTCGGCTGGACATCCTCGCGGCGACGCGGACCAGCGACTTCGTGAGCATCCTCGCCGGGCGGGGGGACGGCACCTTCGAGCGGCCGACGAACCACGGCGTCCTCGACAGCCCGGGCTCGCTGACCGTGGCGGACGTGGATGGGGATGGGGCGCTGAACCTGTTCACCGCCTCCTTCCACGGGGACGTGCTCCAGGTGTTCCGCAACCAGGGCTGTCGCTGA
- a CDS encoding transposase, whose product MLLRPSLEVNEVVGGVLAKAVQHSAGGVRLHAFTFASNHFHLLVWARGASLASFMQYLRANLSKKVGRLVDWSGGFWERRYSAEPVLDDTALVGRLRYVLAHGVKEGLVEKCAQWPGLTCLPQLLGAARRLFHWFNWTKRWSKRGSGSRAEGEGRFAEQWAEPVALEVAPLPCWVGKSEEERQGAVRELLQEVEAEARARGKPALGAQAVQAQHPHTRPERLKRSPRPLGHASTRQALRELREQYRAFVAVFREAAARWRRGDFLAHFPRFAFPPRVVPGCVAQVL is encoded by the coding sequence ATGCTGCTGCGCCCCAGCCTGGAGGTGAACGAGGTGGTGGGAGGCGTGTTGGCCAAAGCGGTGCAACACAGTGCGGGCGGCGTGCGGCTACACGCTTTCACCTTCGCCTCCAATCACTTCCACCTGCTGGTGTGGGCTCGTGGTGCGTCCCTCGCCTCCTTCATGCAGTACCTGCGCGCCAATCTCTCCAAGAAGGTGGGGCGGTTGGTGGACTGGAGTGGAGGCTTCTGGGAGCGGCGCTACTCGGCGGAGCCGGTGCTGGACGACACGGCGCTGGTGGGCCGGCTGCGCTACGTGCTCGCCCACGGGGTGAAGGAAGGATTGGTGGAGAAGTGCGCCCAGTGGCCGGGCCTCACGTGCCTGCCGCAGTTGCTGGGAGCGGCGCGGCGGCTCTTCCATTGGTTCAACTGGACGAAGCGCTGGAGCAAACGCGGCAGTGGGAGCAGGGCGGAGGGGGAGGGGCGGTTCGCCGAGCAGTGGGCCGAGCCGGTGGCGTTGGAGGTAGCGCCGCTGCCGTGTTGGGTGGGGAAGAGTGAAGAAGAGAGGCAGGGTGCGGTGCGGGAATTGCTCCAGGAGGTGGAAGCCGAAGCGCGTGCGCGAGGCAAGCCCGCCCTGGGGGCTCAGGCCGTGCAGGCTCAGCACCCGCATACCCGGCCTGAGCGACTCAAACGCAGCCCGCGGCCACTGGGGCATGCCTCCACGCGACAGGCGCTGAGAGAACTGCGTGAGCAGTACCGTGCCTTCGTCGCGGTGTTCCGCGAGGCAGCGGCTCGGTGGAGACGGGGGGATTTTTTGGCTCATTTCCCTCGGTTCGCCTTCCCGCCGCGGGTGGTGCCAGGTTGCGTCGCTCAAGTTCTTTGA